The DNA window GCTGGCGGTGGATAACGCCGGATTGGTTGTTTTCTGGTCGGAGCACGACGCGGATCACGTGATGAGCAGCCCCTTGTCGGTTGGTGCTCCCAAGACGCTCGTGGCCCAGCTTCCGGTCGGATCCGGACTCCGAGGGATGGCCGTTGCCCCATCCATAGGCAAAGTGTATTGGGTTGCCGAAACAGCTGCGAAGATTCAACGGGCCAACTTGGACGGAACCGGACTCGAAGACCTGGCGATTCCGACAGGCACTTTTTTTGACGTCGAGATTGATGAATCGGCGGGGAAGCTCTACTGGACGAACGGGACTCAGATCTGGCGGGGCGAACTGGACGGAACTTCCGCGTCCCCAATCATCAGCGGCACCTCCGAACCCTATTATCTGGCGTTGGATCTGGCCGGTGGCAAAATCTATTGGACGGATTTCGCCGCCAACGAAATCGGGAGGGCCAACCTCGACGGATCCGATCACGAGGTTCCTGCCCCGATCAACGGGCTCTTGGACCGCCCGCTGGGCATCGCGTTTAATCCGGCAGACCAGAAGGTCTATTGGACGCTGGACGGCGGCGACATCCAGCGGGCAAACGTGGACGGCACCGGCTTGGAGACGATTCTCCAGAATGCGCTTGGTACCTGGGACGTGGCGATCATTCCGGGACTTGCGGGTTCGGGCGTGATTCCTGCTTCCTCCGAATGGGGGCTCGCGATCTTAGGGCTGATCATCCTTGTAGCTGGTACGCTCATGACACTTCCGCTGGACCCCCGAGTGCCCGATAGAAGAATGGGCAGCGCGTCGGCATGATCGCTGCTCGGGGCGACAGTTCACGTTCGGGGCGCCCCAAAGTGTCGTTACTTGGCGACTTGAGGACTTCATCCTTGGCGGAGCCTCCTTCCACCGATCTCTCTCCTGCCCTGTTGAGCCTTGTCCGAGCATGCTGCGAAGAAGTTCGGATTTCGGAGTTGGCGCGCCGAGTAGCGTGTGTACTCGGTACCCATACCTCTTGCTGTGCGGCCGGTCTTGCCGTCTTTGATGAAGAGCGGGGCGAGGTACGGAGGTTCACGGCACAATTGGATACCAGGCGAACTTCCTCATTTTCCCTTGACGACGTAGATATTGTGGAGCTATCCGTCGACGCAGGCGAAACGGAGGCGGCCGGCCTTTCCGAGGGCCTTGAGGAGTTCTCGCTGTCAAAGGCCGGCGATCAGGCGCATTCCGGCGTTGAATCCTATCCGCTATTCGGCGGCAGCTTCTTTGTCAGCGTTCCCATTCGCATGAAGGACCAACTGTTGGGAATGGTCTATGCATCCTCCAACGAGGACGAATGCCTTTGCTTAACAGGACCCCTGCGAGACGTTGGCCAGGTCATTACACCGATACTCTACAATTGTCTTATTCATGAGCGATTTGCCCGCGGGGATCAGCGGCGTGATTGTCTCCTTGAGTTAGCTGGTGTCATTAGCTCGTCGCTGGATCTCAAGAGGGTGCTCGGGGCGGCCCTTCGGGTCGTGGGGGGGCTAGAAGGCCATCGCGCCAGCGCCATCTGCCTATTGAACAATGGGAATAGGACATTCCGTACTTTCAGTCAGTCGAGAGCACAAAGGCCAATTCCCGAACTGGAGCCAACAATTCACCGGCTTGACGATACGCCAATTGGATGGCTACTGGAGCATGGCAAGACGTACGAGTCACCCGAACTGACCACGGACGTCCCTTTCGCCTGGGACTCTGACCTTCATAAACAAGGCGTCCGCCGCTACTTGGCCGTTCCACTCGTCGCCCGCGGCCGGATTCTGGGAGCGTTTCTTTTCGGCAGGGACGACCCGCGTCCGTGGAGGAAGGTCGAGCACTGGATGTACGAGAACATTGCGCTCCAGTTGGCCTTGGCGATCGACAATATCACAAAGCACGAGGAACTTCGGCAATGGAGCGGACAACTTGAGAGCCAGAACGCGTACCTGCGGGAAGAAATCGACGTCGAACGCGGATTCCGCGAGCTGATCGGCACTTCCCCTGCGATGGAATCTCTCCGCAAGGACGTACAGCGTGTGGCCCCGACGGACGCGTCGGTCCTCATTACCGGCGAGACCGGGGCGGGCAAGGAGATGATTGCCCGGATGATCCATCAGCTGAGCGATCGGGCCACACTGCCGCTTATCAAGGTGAATTGCCCGAGCATCCCGGAGACGATGTTCGAAAGCGAGTTGTTTGGCCACGAGCGAGGAGCGTTCACATCGGCCGTCGAAAAGCGAATTGGTCGATTCGAACTGGCGGAAAACGGCACGATTTTCCTCGACGAAATCGGCGAGCTTTCGCTGGCCGTGCAATCCAAACTCCTCCGCGTGCTCCAGGACGGCGAATTTGAACGTGTGGGGGGCAGCAAGACGTTGAAGTCGAACGCCCGAGTCATCGCCGCGACCAACCGCGAACTGTCGCGCGCGATTGAGGAGGGACGGTTCCGATCAGACTTGTATTACCGGCTAAACGTGTTTCCAATCCACGTTCCCCCTCTCCGTGAGCGTCGAGGGGACATACCGTCACTGGTGACCGCCTTTGCAGAGGAATTCTCAAGGAAATCCGGCAAGCCGTTCATGCGCGTGGACGACTCCTGTCTGCGCGATCTCCAGCAACTCAATTGGCCCGGCAACGTTAGAGAGCTCAGACATGTCGTGGAGCGAGCAGTGATCCTTTCGGATAATCCCGTGCTCACAATCGAGTATGGGGCATCCGATGCTGACACACCAGACGGTCAAGCAGGAATTCAGTCACGGCTTGACGAGGTCCAGGCGGCAGAAATCCGTCGCGTGCTCAACGATTGCAGATGGGTCGTAGAGGGACCTCGCGGAGCAGCATGTGCACTTGGCATCAAGCCATCGACGCTTCGATTCCGCATGAATCGGCTCGGCATCGAGCGACCGCAAGACGGCTCCTAATCCCACAGCGTTTTCCCGGCGCCGATTGTGGCGCGCCGCAACATGTCGTGGCCGACGCAAGTAAGCGCGACACCAAGCACGGCATTCAATCTCGACATAACCCCTCTGAAAGCGCCAGAATGCGGTTTTCGTCTGATTCGTCCCCGAGCGGAGAGATTGGCACAGCTGTTGCCCTTACGGAGACATGAGGATCCTCGGCCGGGTCGGACGAGGATGATTTGTTCGGGCATTCAACCGAGTAAGGAGCAAGCGATGTCAATCACGCGTGTATTGATGGGAACGGCCTTTTTGTTGGCGGGGAGTCAAAATCTGATGGCGGACTCGCAATGCGACAGCGATTGCGACGCCGCCGCGGCTTCGCAGTACGAAGCCTGCCTGGCCGACCTTGGTCCGAATCCAACGGAGGCGGAACGAGAATTCTGCCGCGATGAGGCCCGTGCTCTGCGGGACCAGTGTCGGGACGGTTGCCCCGATGACCATCCGGAAGACGGCGAAGATTGCCGCGACGATTGCGAAGCGGCCGCCACCGTCATCTTTGAGGCCTGTGTCGCCAGTCTCGGCGAGAATCCGACGAACGACGAAATCGATGTTTGCGAAGATGAAGCCCGTGTGGCCCGGGACGCTTGTTCTGCGACCTGTCCGATGAACTGCGAAGAGCAATGCGGTGTCGACGCAATGGTCGTTTACAACGACTGCCTGGCCGCACTCGGAGGCGATCCGACGGATGCGGAGGAGGACGCCTGCAAAGCGGAGGCTCGGGCGTTCCGCAGCGCATGCCGCGCGACCTGTCCGCTGCCCTGCCACGAGCAGTGTGGCAAGGAAGCCGACGCGCTCTACGATGCCTGCATAGCTTCATTTGGCGGCAACCCGACGCCGGAGGAAGAGGCCATGTGCGATGACGAAGCCCGCGCGTATCGGGACACCTGCCGGGCTGCTTGTCCGCCGGAGCCCGTGGATCCCGATGAGTGCCGCGACCTGTGCGAGGCCGACGCAACGGTGGCCTTCGAGGAATGCGTCGCCCTGCTCGGCCCCAATCCAACGAACGACGAAATCGATGCTTGCGAAGCCGACGCTCGCGCGTTGAGGGATGCCTGCAGTGCAAACTGCGGCGCCGCAATGTCTACGGCTCCTTTCGGGTACGATGGCGGCAAGCACTACCGGGCGAAGGGCACACGCCACTAGGTCAATGAAATCCCTTTCCAAGACGGATCGTCGGGAGCGGCGCGGCCGTGTCGCCACCGACGACCGTCGCATTTAGCTTCAGGAGGGTGACGTGATCAATCAACAGGGTACTTCGCGACGCAACTCTCTTCGCTGCTCCGCCTTGGTCTGTCTAATAGCCGTTGGGGCAACCGGCTTTGCGTTTCCGGACTCGGTGGCCCAGGCGCAGCCGTCCATTTTCTGGGGCCAGACATTCGAGGACCGCATCTCCAAAGCGGGAGCCGGCGGTCTGAGTCCAACGCCAATCGTGTCGTTCCCACAAGCGGATGATGTCGTCGATATCGCGGTCGATGAAGCGGCGGCGAAAATCTATTGGGCCCAGATTTTCGAGGACCGCATTCTAAGGGCTGATCTGGATGGATCAAACGTCGAGATTCTGGTTTCTTTTCCGGATGCCGACGGCATTACCGCATTGGCTCTGGATCCCGCGGCCGGACACCTCTATTGGGCGCAGACGTTCAACGATCGAATCATGCGGTCCAACCTCAACGGTTCGAACCCTGTCGTGATTCTCGAATCCCCGGACGTTGCCGATGTCTTGGCGTTGAACATCGACGCGACCGGCGGGAAACTCTACTGGGGTGAAGGTTTCGACGACAGAATACGAAGGGCAAACCTAGACGGGTCGGTAATACAGGAGATAGTCGGTTTCCCGAACGTCAGCGGACTTGTCGACATCAGTATCGATCCGGCAGGACAACAGGTCTACTGGGCTCAGACATTTAATGACCGGATTCGCCGAACGAATTTTGCCGGCACGTCCATTGCGACGATACTTGAGACACCCGACACGAATTTGGTTGTAGCCGTCGAATATTCGCCGACATTGGGCAAACTGTATTGGACGCAAAACTCGGATGACTCAATTCGACGCGCCAATCCGGACGGTTCCAGCCCCGAGGAACTGTTGAGTTTTCCCACAGTAAATCAACCCGTAGCGCTCTTGGTGGCGTCGCCGAGCAGCGGACCGCAAACGATTCCGGCGGCCTCCACCTGGGGCATGCTCGCCTTGCTCCTGACCGTAATGGCAGGAGGAACGGCGGTCCTCATCAGTTCGTCGGGAAGGGGCCAACAAGTCGGGACATCCTTCCGGCGACACGAGTGATTCGACGGTTCGTGTGTTCGCCTTTGATGGCAATCGCCGGTAAGTCTCAAGACCTCCGGGCCGATTGGGACTCGATCTCACTGGAGCCATGATCTGGCGAACTCGGAAGGATGCAGCACGTCAATTCCGCGAAACAGTACGTCCTCAAGGAGAATTCCGTGAAAGTCGTAGTGCTACTTCTGACGGTGCTGTGTCCGCTGCTCCCGTCGCAAGCACAATTGAGTCTACTCCCTGGAGACGGAGACGTTTCGGCAGCAGCAGGAGATCAGGCATCGCCAGCAATCTCGCGTGGCGGCGATACGACGCTCGTTGTCTGGTCTGACAATCGAGCCAATCCATACGGAGTTTTCGCCTGGTCCGTGTACGAGACGTCGCGGGATATCTATGGCGTACGCCTGGACGTGAACGGGAACACGATCGACCCTGTTCCTTTTGCAGTCGTAGATGCCCCTGCGAACCAAACCTTCCCCAAGATCGCCTGGAACGGCCAGGTTTGGCTTGTCGTTTATCAAAGCGTGGACCAGGGGGGAACGGGTTACTATCAGGACTCACTCGAGGCGGTTCGAGTTTCGGCCGGGGGCGAGGTGCTTGACGCGAAACCGATTAAGCTCTTTGGTTTGATTCCTTCCGGTTCCAGCTACTGGGCCGTGGCCTCCGATGGAAACAACTGGACGGTGGTAAATCAGAACACGCCCACCAGCGCGGACATCGTTGCAGTACGCGTCTCCCCCTCCGGCGTCGTTCTTGATCCGCCGACTCACGTCTTGGTGTCAGGGACATACTATCAGCGGTCGAACCTCCATCTCGCCTACGCCGGCGGCGTCTTCGCACTTACGTACGACGACAATTACGTCAACGGGACCAACACGACCAAACTTGTTCGATTCGACAGCAATCTCAACCTATTGGGCGCTGATCCGCAGCCGCTGCTTGATGTTCCACTTGCCGGCTTGGCAAGCAACGGCAATAGCTTCTATCTTGTCTGGGATCGTCAGGAACCGGATTTCTCCGTTCATGTCGCCGGCTCGCGCCTTGGCCTTGACGGGGCCAAGCTAGAAGGAAACGGCGTGAACATATCGGGTACGAAGCAACCCGGGTACGGCTCTTCAACCGCAGTCGCGTGGGATGGCGCAAATTGGCGCGTTACCTGGAGTGACTCCCCGGTACTCTGGACGGCGCGCGTCAATGCATCGGGTCAAGTGTTGGATCCTGGAAGTGTGATTGTGGCCGGCCCACGAACTGGCCCGACCGCGGGAGATGGAGTCGGCGGGTTGCGTGTCGTTTGGACGGAGTTGGCGGACAACAACCAAGACATTCTCACGGCCAGCGTATCACCCGGCAATGTCGCCGGCCCCAGCCAAGTACTTTCCATTGGCGCGCCGCTGCAGCTGCGGTCCGATGTCGCCGCCGGCGGCGACGGCTACATGCTCGTCTTTCGAAGCAGTTCCAGCAGCGCTGTACGCATCCTCGCGCAGCCCCTCGATGCCGCGGGAAGTCCGGTTTCCAGCGAGCCGATCCAGCTCGACGTTGGTTCGTATCTGAATGGTCCCGGCTCTCCGAATGTAGCATGGAATGGAACTCTCTACCTCGTCACTTGGGGCACACCTAGTGGAATTGTGGCTCAACGCCTATCTGAGACAGGTACGAAGATAGACGCATCACCTTTCGTGGTGATGAGCGGATGCCTCGGACCCGCGGACGTCGCAGGGCTGGGCGACGATTTTCTCATCACGGGGCGTCAGCTTGGAATCAACGTCCAGTTCATTTTTCCGGTGGCAGCCCGCGTCAGCGGCCGCGGCAACATCCTCGACCCAATACCAACGGTACTTGGCCATTCCTTCCTGCGAACGGCTCCGGCAGTTGTGGCCTTGGGGAATCGATGGCTTGTTGGGTGGCATCGCAACGCGACTCACGACGATGCGTTTGCCGTGAGCATGGGAGCATTCGTAGATGCGGCAGGCACACCGACTCCCGAGTTCTTGATTCACCCGGGATTCTCGACTGCCGGCGGGAACGGCATATTCGAGGTTGGTCTGGGTTCAAGCGGTGAGGCAGCTATCTTCGTGCAATCACAGGAGCTTTCGAGTGGCGTGGAGAATGACCTATTAGCGCACATCATCCAAGCCGATGGCACGGTGGGTCCTCAGATCAGCCTGACGCCTTGGTCAGGCAATCAATACCGTCCCCGTGTTGCGTGGGATGGCACGAACTTTGTCGTCGCCTTCCAGGACCAGCGCAATCGCTTGGCCGTCAACTCACTCGAGCAACTTGACGCGCGCAGCGACCTTTTTGCCATGCGAGTAACGCCGTCCGGCGGAATTGTCGATCCACGAGGATTCGTTTTTAGCACAAATCCGACATCTGAAACCGATCCTAGCGTCACCGCATCCGATGGCGTCACGCTCATCGCCGGGTCCCTAGTGATAAGCGAAGAGGCCTTTGCCGGCTACCGAGTGGGGTACGACTCATTCCCGAGCGATGGCCCAGTCGCGGTCATACAGCCAAGTACCCTGAGTGGGGATGTACCGCTGGCGGTGAACTTTGATTCCAACGGTTCAACGGGTATCTCCTATTATTGGAAATTCGGGGATGGAGGTATTTCCGATGCCCCAAATCCGCTGCACGTTTTTTACGCTCCAGGCGACTATCTCGTGACACTGACCGTTGCCGACGCACTAGGCAGCCAGACCGTCCAGGCCCAGATGATTAATGCGACGAGTCCCAACCAAGTTCCGGTCGCCGTTGCTACGGCTGACCGTTACGCCGGTAATGCCCCGTTGAATGTCGTATTTTCAGCCCGCGGCTCGTACGATCCAGATGGCGTCATTGGCAACGTTGAGTGGCTGTTCAGCGACGGGGGACATGCTTACGGCGCGACCGCATATCGCACATTCACGACGACCGAGCTCAAGACGGTGACCTTGAAATGCTACGACGCCCGTGGCGGCATCGGAATCACAGAGATTACGATTAACGTCGGAGGCACAAACCTGCCTCCAGTTGCTCAAGCGAGCGCCGCGCCAACCAATGGAAGCGCTCCTCTGGTGGTACAATTCAGCAGCAATGGATCTTACGATCTTGACGGCAATATTGTGTCCTATTCCTGGGATTTCGGGGATGTGTTCGGTGCCAGATCAAGTCAGCCTGATCCCGTTCACGTTTACAAGTACGCTGGTACATACACGGCAAGATTAACCGTAACCGATGACAACAACGTCAGCAGCAGCTCGACCGTCTCGATCACGGTAGTGCCGCTGCAAATACCGTTGGTGCTTTGCTCTGACATTTCGCTGTCGGCAAAGAGCCGGGGAGGTATTGTCAGGGTAACCGGCGTTCTGAAGGTGGTGGACCAAGATCTCAAGGGTGTCAGCCGGGCAACGATCACAGCGCGCTGGACGATGCCCGACGGCCGCACCCAGATGAGAACGGTTGTTTCGGATCGGCGTGGTAATGCAAGGCTTACGAACTTCGGAGGGCACGGAACCTATACATTGACCGTCGTGAATATTACGAGTGCCGGCCACTTCTTTGATCCTTCGGTCAGCGTATTGAGCGCGAGCGTTTCAGGGTAGCGCGGTGCAATGGACGTCTGATCCGCCATCCTGAGCACGTTCGCCATAACTCGGCCTCCAACGCACCACGCGTTGGAGCACCTGAAAGGCGAACCTCCGTCCGCTCAACATGGCTGGTTTTGAAGTGACCCGAGGTGGCCGGCTTTGAGTGACCGCTGACAGTCAGCACGAGGCTCGTGTCCCTGCCAGCGGTTTCCGTTCGGTCTATTGCCCATACCGCTTCTTGAACTCCTCGCGCTGCTGATCGCGACGAGCCCGCTCCGCCGGGTCCATTTCGTTGATGTACCAACGGTGATTTCCGGAATCGAGAACCTCCTGGAGCTTTCTCTGAAGTTTGTTGGCTGCCGCTATCTTGGCCGGATCCTCGGACGTGAGGCCTTGATGAACCAACTCTTCCAAGGCCGGTATGTATTCGGAGTAGAAGTGTTTCGCAACTTCGTACGTGCCATGCCAGTGCGTGTAGTCCGGACCCATCATCGAGGCGCCATGCCGAGCACGGCGCCCTTCGTGGTGCCAGATCTCAAACCAGATGAAGTCCAGTTCATTAGAGAACTGGACGGCCCTGAGGAGCGGCTGTGCAAGCTTATACAACTCTAAGCCCGGTCGGGCAAACTTGTCATGATAGAGCTCAACCAAGCCATCATATTGGGTATAGAAGTTGTTGACCCATTGGTCCTCGTGGCAGTTTCGACAGACGTTCTTCATATTGTTGCGGCGTGTTTCCCAGTTGATCTCAGCTCCAGGCAGGCCCATTTTCTTGTCGGAAACTTCGGGACGGACAGAAATCTCCGGCCGATTGTTCCAGCTGATGCGCAGCCCCACATCGTGCGTGATCGGCAGCCCCGCAATCGCTGGCCGATCCTTCGTGGCTTGACGAGTGGGCGTCGCACTCATATGGCAGGTTGCACAGGTGGGCGCGTGATGATAGTCCTCGCCGACGACCCATTTCGGCGAATCGAGATTCAACCGGTCGATGTTGGCGCGGAACGCGATACCGTGCTTCGATTCGTAGTAGATTTCCATCTGGGGGTGATCCGGTCCCATGTGGCACTTACCGCAATTATCCGGATGCCGGGCTTGCTCGCTGGAGAACGCATGGCGGCTGTGGCACGCGGCGCAGGAGCCTTCCGATCCGTCAGGGTTGATCCGGCCGATTCCGGTGTTCGGCCACGTTGCGGGATCCAGCTTTCCGCCGGGTAGTACCTTTACCTCTGTTCCGTGGCATTGCCAGCAGCCGCTGACCGCTGCAGCGCTCACACCATGTTGAAAACTCGGAGTTATGAATCCCTGATTTCCCTCAACCACCTCTGCCAGCACATTGTCCAGAGAACCGAGAATGCGAGCACCCTTGGAATGATGGGAGTCAGCAAACTCTTTGGCTTCTTGCACGTGGCAGCGGGCGCAGTCCTTGGGCGAAACGATGGTGGCGATCCAACGCCCTTCGTGCTTGAAGGCGTCGGCCTCGCCTTCCTCGGCGGCATGGCATTCGTAGCAGCCGATGTGGGCCCGGAAGTGCTTGCTGGATCCCCACTGTTGATATATGCTGGGGTTCTCGGTCTTGTGACAACTGGAGCACTCCCGGCTTTCTGGAGAGAGCTCCGGCAGCCCCCAGGTCTGAGCATCGACAGAGCGGCCCCAAGCCAAGCCCAACACGACCAAGAACAAGAAACAACTGCTACGATACATGAATCGACTCCTTGAAGTCAGCAGAATTCCCAGGCGTCGTGGACTCGCCGTAAAGGGCCGCGTACGAGATGTCGCCGGCCAGAACCGGCACAGAGATCCGCACGAAAATCGTGTACAGCAAGAGCCCGAACGCCCAAATGCCAATGCAAATGAAAATCTCGTGGAGCGTCGGCGCATATTCCACGATCTCGCCCAGGGGCGTGGGTACGAAGGCAGGAACGATGAGGCCCATGCCCTTCTCCACCCAAATGCCGATGATGGACAGGACGCAGGCGAGATTCAGCACGCCTAGGCCGCGGGACGCGGGGAGTATCAGGATGGCCAGGGCAAGCAAGTTCATGCCTACGGCCGTCCAGATCCACGGGACCAACGAGCTATAGCCGTGCAGGCCGAAGTACAGGTACCGCGCGGACGCAATATGCGCGGAATCGGCGTAAAATTCGGTAAAGAGCTCGCAACCGAGCAGGAAGATGTTTATGAGCATCGCCACTTGAACGATGCGACGGAGAGTGAGCAATGCCTCGTCGCTCACCTGATGATTGGTGTATCTTCGGACGATTTGCAGCGTGAGGATGATAAACGCCGGCCCCGCTGCAAATGCGCTTGCCAGGAAACGCGGGGCGATAATGGCTGAATTCCAGAACGGTCGGCCCCCGAGCCCTACATACAGGAAAGCCGTGACCGTGTGTATGCTGACCGCCCAGACAATGGCAATAAATACGAAAGGAATGTAAAAGGCTTTCGACGGAGGCCGGCGAAGATACGCGCAATAGAGAAGGTATCCGCAAATGTGCAGATTCAGAAGCAGGTAGCCGTTGAGCGCGATGACGTCCCACGTCAACATGGAGATCGGGAAATTGAATCGCCGGAAAAGGTGCAGCACACGGTCCGGCCGCCCCAGATCTACGGTGACGAACAGAAGGCACATGATAATGACGGCGACAGCGAGTAGCTCGCCGAAAATCACCACGTCGTGCAGATGCATATTGCGATAGATATAGACGGGGATAACCAGCATGGCCGCCGCGGCGGCGAGTCCCACCAGATAGGTGAAGTTGGCGATATAGAGCCCCCAGGAGACCTGATCCGACATCCCCGTCGTGATCAAGCCATGGACCAGTTGGTCGCAGTAGGCATGCAGTCCAAGCAGAGCCAGCAGAGTCAGCACCGTCATCCACAGGTGGTAGCGCCATCCCCCGACGAAACTGAGTCGCACACACTGCCAAAGGAAGGTCACGTACCGAGTCATGTGCCACCTTCCCGCGGGTTCTGCGTTACGGGGTCGTGAAATCGGCCACCGCGCTCGTCGAAGTAATAAAAGAACCTGGGCAGGGTGCCGACCTCCTGCTTGAGCACGAAAATCCGCTTGTGTCGCAGGATGTAGCCCACTTCGCTATTGGGATCGAGTACGTTGCCGAACTTGCGGGACCCTGTCGGGCAAACCTCGACACATGCTGGCATTCGGCCCTCTCGAACGCGGTGCAGGCAGAAGGTGCACTTCTCCATGACGCCCTTGCGACGGGGGCGGTTGGAGAGGTAAGCCATGTTTGGATTCAGTTCCTCAGTCGGCAAATTTGGTTCGGCGAAGTTGAAGCGACGGGCCCAATAAGGGCAAGCCGCTTCGCAATAACGACAGCCGATGCACCAGTCGTAGTCTATGACCGTGATGCCATCGGGCTCCTGCCAGGTAGCTTCGACCGGACACACCTTGACGCACGGCGGGTTCTTGCACTGATGACACTGCACGGGCATGTAGAAGCTGGCGTGGTCGGGAACGGTCGGCGGGTCGTAGTGGTGCTCGGCCTTCTCCACGTCGATCGTGCCCTTGGGCATCTTTAGCACGCGGATGTACTGGATCTCCGGCGAGCGCGACTGATTGTTTTCCTTCACGCAGGCGTGGACGCAGCGGCGGCAGCCGATACACCGGCTGATGCTCAAGCCGTAGACATATTCGACACCTTGAAGGGGTTGGGGATCGTCGATCTTCACGTCGACGTCATGCCGCGCCTCGACTTCCCGCGCAACGCGTTCAAGCACGGCCGCCTTGTCCTCCGGCGTCATCTCCTTGTAGTGCTTCTGGAAGAATCGCTCGATGGAAGGGAGATCATCGGTGTCTAACTGTCGAAGCGGGGAGACAGCAGCGACTAAGGCCGCGGTCCCGGCGGCTCCGGCCGCACTTTTGCGGAGGAAGCCGCGCCGAGTGAGCTGCGGACCCGCGGACGGGACGCCTTGTAGATCAGACCGGCGAGGCGAGTCGGTCACGGCTTTGCCTCCGCGTGATTAGTTGCTGGGGCGATTGCCCCGCCGTTTCGCAGGACTGGCGGCTCCGCGGGCATGCCCACCAAGAGCGGGTCGAAGGTGAAGTCGTGTTCCTCCTCCAGATAACGTACATCCCGCAGAAACTGGGGAGGTGGAGCCGGCGGCAGGGGCTTGAAAGTCGGCGCATGCGGGTCGTGGCACTCGACGCACTTGCG is part of the Phycisphaerae bacterium genome and encodes:
- a CDS encoding 4Fe-4S dicluster domain-containing protein, with product MTDSPRRSDLQGVPSAGPQLTRRGFLRKSAAGAAGTAALVAAVSPLRQLDTDDLPSIERFFQKHYKEMTPEDKAAVLERVAREVEARHDVDVKIDDPQPLQGVEYVYGLSISRCIGCRRCVHACVKENNQSRSPEIQYIRVLKMPKGTIDVEKAEHHYDPPTVPDHASFYMPVQCHQCKNPPCVKVCPVEATWQEPDGITVIDYDWCIGCRYCEAACPYWARRFNFAEPNLPTEELNPNMAYLSNRPRRKGVMEKCTFCLHRVREGRMPACVEVCPTGSRKFGNVLDPNSEVGYILRHKRIFVLKQEVGTLPRFFYYFDERGGRFHDPVTQNPREGGT